DNA from Pseudomonas putida:
TCAATGTGAGTTGGGATTCGATCCTTTGAACGACAAGAGGGTCTTCCGGATAGCCGCCTGTGATACAGCCTTGAGCACCATCTGCGAGCCGTTGATCGCCTCAATCACCAAGCACGCAGGCACGCAGATTCAGGTGTCTCTCAATGCCGTTGATCCTGGACTCATAGGACGGCAAATGGAGGAGGGTTTTTTCGATCTGCTGATCGACTCAAGCCGCGGCGTTCCGCAGGGGGTAAAACTCACAGCACTGGGGAACGATGAGTTCGTCATGGCGCAGCGCAAAGATCACCCTCGTGGACGCGAGCCTCTTACCCTGGATGGGTACTGTGAACTCAATCATCTTGTCGTATCGCCAGAACGGGAGAGCTTCAGGGGTTACATGGATGAGTATTTGCGCTCCGCCGGCATGAGCCGAAGGATCAACCTTACCGTGCCGACCGCTGGGATGGTCCCAGGGGTCCTGATGTCGACGGACTTGGTCTGTACGATGCCTCGCATGCTTATTCAGTCCCAGCACGAAGCCATCGAGACGTTTGAGTTGCCGTTTAAAAGCGAGCCTTTCCAACTCGTGATGGCTTGGCATCCGAGGGATGATGCTGACCCGGCTAATCGCTGGCTGCGTCAGTTGGCCCAAAATCTGGCTGCATCACCTCAACCCGCACCGAGTGATGCCAATTAATTTCGTTATCTGTATAGCGGCTACTGGGCCTGGATAGCTACGTTTGAAGTCGAGCGGATAATTAGAGCTGTGGCCTCGGATGCGCCGGTCACACCTTAACGGCTCCCAAGAGCCCCACAGCCCTGACAACGAAAAAAAGAGGGTTTGCTTCATGCCAGGTACGATGTTGGCCGCTCGCCTCCACGAAGTTGGTGGCAAATTTACCGTGGACGAAATTCCTCTTCCTGATGTTGGA
Protein-coding regions in this window:
- a CDS encoding LysR family transcriptional regulator; this translates as MDLSRIDLNLLVSLDTLLAELNVTRAATRLHISQPAMSAQLSRLRELMDDPLLVPIQKGRSMTPTARALALRGPLRSALKTLGSVIQCELGFDPLNDKRVFRIAACDTALSTICEPLIASITKHAGTQIQVSLNAVDPGLIGRQMEEGFFDLLIDSSRGVPQGVKLTALGNDEFVMAQRKDHPRGREPLTLDGYCELNHLVVSPERESFRGYMDEYLRSAGMSRRINLTVPTAGMVPGVLMSTDLVCTMPRMLIQSQHEAIETFELPFKSEPFQLVMAWHPRDDADPANRWLRQLAQNLAASPQPAPSDAN